The following coding sequences are from one Lysinibacillus sp. FSL W8-0992 window:
- a CDS encoding M42 family metallopeptidase translates to MTQLDSTLQMFKDLTDANGIAGNERAPREVMKKYIAPYADTVETDHLGSVIAKKVGDENGPKIMVAGHLDEVGFMVTQIDEKGFIKFQTVGGWWSQVMLAQRVTITTRKGEEIIGVIGSKPPHILPADVRNKVVDIKDMFIDVGAASKEEVLEWGVCPGDMVTPYFEFNVMKNDKYLLAKAWDNRIGCAIAIDVMKALKDEKHPNILYSVGNVQEEVGLRGAKTATHKIQPDIGFAVDVGVAGDTPGVTPKESNSKMGAGPQIVVYDASMVSHRGLREFVLDVADENNIPYQFEAMAGGGTDAGSIHVTANGVPALSIGIATRYIHSHAGILHRDDYDNAVKLMVEVIKKLDRDAVNKITFD, encoded by the coding sequence ATGACACAACTAGATTCAACTTTGCAAATGTTTAAAGATTTAACAGACGCGAATGGGATTGCAGGTAACGAGCGTGCACCACGCGAGGTAATGAAAAAATACATCGCACCATACGCAGATACTGTAGAAACAGATCATTTAGGTAGTGTAATTGCTAAAAAAGTGGGCGATGAAAACGGCCCAAAAATTATGGTTGCTGGCCATTTAGACGAAGTAGGCTTTATGGTGACACAAATCGATGAAAAAGGATTCATCAAATTCCAAACAGTTGGTGGCTGGTGGAGCCAAGTAATGCTTGCACAACGCGTAACAATTACAACACGTAAAGGTGAAGAAATTATTGGGGTAATCGGCTCTAAACCACCTCATATTTTACCAGCTGATGTGCGTAACAAAGTGGTAGACATTAAAGATATGTTTATCGATGTTGGCGCAGCTTCAAAAGAAGAAGTACTTGAGTGGGGAGTATGCCCTGGTGACATGGTAACACCTTATTTCGAATTCAATGTAATGAAAAATGACAAATACTTATTAGCTAAAGCATGGGATAACCGTATTGGCTGTGCGATTGCAATTGATGTCATGAAGGCATTGAAAGATGAAAAACATCCAAATATCCTATATTCTGTAGGGAACGTACAAGAAGAAGTAGGTCTTCGTGGTGCGAAAACAGCAACACATAAAATTCAACCAGATATCGGTTTTGCAGTTGATGTAGGTGTGGCAGGAGATACTCCAGGTGTAACACCGAAAGAGTCAAACAGCAAAATGGGTGCAGGTCCACAAATCGTTGTTTACGATGCTTCAATGGTATCACACCGTGGTTTACGTGAATTTGTTTTAGATGTGGCTGATGAAAACAATATCCCATATCAATTTGAAGCAATGGCTGGTGGCGGTACAGACGCTGGTTCAATCCATGTAACTGCAAATGGTGTGCCTGCTTTATCAATCGGTATTGCAACACGCTATATCCACTCACACGCAGGTATTTTACACCGTGATGACTACGATAATGCTGTTAAGCTAATGGTTGAAGTTATTAAAAAATTAGACCGCGATGCAGTAAACAAAATTACATTTGATTAA
- the dnaI gene encoding primosomal protein DnaI, translating into MEPINKPLKRAINVPSFQERYEAMRREILEHPRVQAFLAEHAEELSYDAVERNLPKLHEFISQSTVCCGCDNTAHCTNYLKGFIPTLRVVRNTVEIDYVRCEQKVREDERRDVANMIASMHMPKDVLQATIQDLMIDDESRVLIAQRAAQFVKKTEETGKLPTKGFYLYGKFGVGKSFVLGALANELASKKIRSVVVFVPEFLREMKNAIGDNTLNDKIDYVKKAPVLMLDDLGAETMSAWTRDEILGTIFHYRMAEQLPTFITSNFNYDELEHHLAQSQKGIEVVKAGRIMERIKALTEPIEMRGKNRRL; encoded by the coding sequence ATCGAACCAATTAACAAGCCATTAAAAAGAGCAATTAATGTACCATCATTTCAAGAGCGATATGAAGCGATGCGTAGAGAAATTTTAGAACACCCTAGAGTGCAAGCTTTTTTAGCAGAGCATGCTGAAGAGCTTAGCTATGATGCCGTCGAACGCAATTTACCAAAGCTTCATGAATTTATTAGTCAATCTACTGTTTGCTGTGGCTGCGATAATACAGCACATTGTACAAACTATTTAAAAGGTTTTATTCCAACATTACGTGTAGTACGCAATACGGTAGAAATTGATTACGTACGCTGTGAACAAAAGGTACGTGAGGATGAACGTCGTGATGTTGCTAATATGATTGCCAGTATGCATATGCCGAAAGATGTGCTTCAGGCGACAATCCAAGATTTAATGATTGATGATGAATCTCGTGTCCTTATTGCGCAAAGAGCGGCACAGTTTGTTAAGAAAACTGAGGAAACAGGGAAGCTTCCAACGAAAGGTTTTTATTTATATGGAAAGTTCGGTGTAGGAAAATCCTTTGTGCTTGGTGCACTTGCTAATGAACTAGCTTCAAAGAAGATTCGTTCAGTCGTTGTTTTCGTACCTGAATTTTTACGTGAAATGAAAAATGCTATCGGTGACAATACTTTAAATGACAAAATAGATTATGTGAAAAAGGCGCCCGTGTTAATGCTTGATGATTTAGGAGCAGAAACGATGTCAGCTTGGACGCGCGATGAAATCTTGGGTACTATTTTCCATTATCGAATGGCAGAGCAATTGCCAACATTCATTACTTCCAATTTTAATTATGATGAATTAGAACATCATTTAGCTCAGTCCCAAAAAGGAATTGAGGTTGTGAAAGCTGGACGTATTATGGAACGTATTAAAGCTTTAACAGAACCAATTGAAATGCGTGGCAAAAATCGACGTTTATAA
- the argF gene encoding ornithine carbamoyltransferase, translating to MKLLEEVQLKLVSSLKGKDLLTLLDYTSEEVQQLVALSTQLKMITKEGKCPKLLEGKTLGMIFEKHSTRTRISFEVGMEQLGGKGMFMHARDLQIGRGESIYDTAHVLSGYLDGIMIRANSHAMVKELAEHATIPVINGLTDIYHPCQALADLETIAEFKGELQGLKIAYVGDGNNVAHSLVVASAHVGMNVAVATPVGYECDAEVIAKAQAIAMANGSTITITNDPVAAVQNADVVYADVWTSMGQEEEAAKRLHDFADYQINDELVAHAKPNYMFLHCLPAHREEEVATSVIDGPNSYIFEQAENRLHAQKAVLASIMA from the coding sequence ATGAAATTACTAGAAGAAGTACAGTTAAAGTTAGTATCAAGCTTAAAAGGAAAAGACTTACTAACTTTGCTAGACTATACAAGTGAAGAGGTTCAGCAATTAGTTGCACTTTCGACGCAACTTAAAATGATTACAAAAGAAGGAAAATGTCCGAAGCTACTTGAAGGAAAAACACTCGGCATGATTTTTGAAAAACATTCAACTCGTACTCGTATTTCATTTGAAGTGGGAATGGAACAATTGGGCGGTAAAGGTATGTTTATGCATGCGCGTGATTTACAAATTGGTCGCGGTGAATCAATATATGATACTGCACATGTGTTATCAGGTTATTTAGATGGCATTATGATTCGTGCAAACTCTCATGCGATGGTTAAAGAGCTTGCAGAGCATGCAACGATTCCTGTAATTAATGGCTTAACGGATATATATCATCCTTGCCAAGCATTAGCCGATTTAGAAACAATCGCTGAATTTAAAGGTGAATTACAAGGTCTTAAAATTGCATATGTTGGTGATGGCAATAACGTGGCGCACTCTTTAGTAGTCGCTTCTGCACACGTCGGTATGAACGTCGCAGTAGCAACGCCTGTTGGCTATGAATGTGATGCAGAGGTTATCGCAAAAGCACAAGCTATCGCAATGGCAAATGGCAGTACAATTACAATTACGAATGATCCAGTGGCAGCAGTTCAAAATGCAGATGTAGTGTATGCAGATGTTTGGACATCAATGGGCCAAGAAGAGGAAGCGGCGAAACGTTTACATGATTTTGCTGATTATCAAATCAATGATGAGCTAGTGGCACATGCAAAGCCAAATTATATGTTCCTACATTGCTTACCAGCACATCGTGAAGAGGAAGTGGCAACATCTGTTATAGATGGCCCGAATTCTTATATTTTTGAGCAAGCAGAAAATAGACTCCATGCTCAAAAAGCTGTTTTAGCTTCAATTATGGCTTAA
- a CDS encoding DUF1294 domain-containing protein translates to MAQALLAYMAIVSVVLLVMMGMDKSRAKKHEWRIAERTLFTLAIAGGAVGGVLGMYLFRHKTRHNSFAFGFPLIAAIQIFIIVQLWGSSL, encoded by the coding sequence ATGGCTCAAGCATTACTTGCCTATATGGCAATTGTTTCAGTCGTATTGCTCGTCATGATGGGCATGGATAAATCACGCGCAAAAAAGCATGAATGGCGCATTGCAGAGCGTACGTTATTTACACTAGCTATTGCAGGTGGGGCAGTTGGTGGCGTGTTAGGCATGTATTTATTTCGCCATAAAACACGCCATAACAGCTTTGCGTTTGGCTTCCCATTGATTGCGGCTATTCAAATTTTTATTATTGTGCAATTATGGGGCAGCTCTTTATAG
- a CDS encoding LysR family transcriptional regulator: MNIDHIEAFLYVVHYKSIHKAANALFLSQPTVTARIKTLERELNVELFYRDARSVILSEKGKDFLPFATQIVQTFQHGKKQLQETHASNEVCIGTNGVTAQYFLAYALPKWKERFPNMRFQIITGSTAIILEKLQSHQIDFAFIQYVHKEGVCNELLLNNAVKLVMHRDHPFIQETNITAKKLAKQKMVFFECGAFDWNYVHKMFEVEGVSANIEVRTDHLEVAKAFIRTKEYVSFLPHLCVKTELESGEFVEIDVKHLLDINQHIFLTYLKKDTLESAFWDNILSTATQFESIQKLH, from the coding sequence TTGAATATTGATCATATCGAGGCATTTTTATATGTAGTTCATTATAAAAGTATTCATAAGGCTGCTAATGCTTTGTTTTTATCACAACCAACTGTAACAGCTCGCATCAAAACATTGGAACGTGAGTTAAATGTTGAATTATTTTATCGTGATGCGCGAAGTGTTATATTATCGGAAAAAGGAAAGGACTTTTTGCCATTTGCCACACAGATTGTGCAAACGTTCCAGCATGGTAAAAAACAATTGCAGGAAACACATGCTTCAAATGAAGTTTGCATCGGAACAAACGGTGTGACGGCTCAATACTTTTTAGCCTATGCACTACCTAAATGGAAAGAACGTTTTCCGAATATGCGTTTTCAAATCATTACAGGTTCTACTGCGATCATTTTAGAAAAATTACAAAGTCACCAAATTGATTTTGCTTTTATTCAATATGTGCATAAAGAAGGGGTATGCAATGAGTTGTTATTAAATAATGCTGTGAAGCTCGTTATGCATCGCGATCATCCATTTATACAAGAGACCAATATAACAGCAAAAAAATTGGCAAAGCAAAAAATGGTGTTTTTTGAATGCGGTGCGTTTGATTGGAATTATGTGCATAAAATGTTTGAGGTAGAAGGCGTGTCAGCAAATATTGAAGTTCGTACAGACCATTTAGAAGTAGCAAAGGCATTTATTCGAACGAAAGAATATGTGAGCTTTTTACCACATCTATGTGTGAAAACGGAGCTTGAAAGTGGCGAGTTTGTTGAAATAGATGTGAAGCATTTACTCGATATAAATCAGCATATTTTCTTAACGTATTTAAAGAAGGATACGCTAGAATCAGCTTTTTGGGACAACATTTTAAGTACAGCCACTCAATTTGAAAGTATCCAAAAGCTGCATTGA
- a CDS encoding sigma-w pathway protein ysdB: protein MLPLLIRLAVIALIIYVFYKAIRYITDPKRKLDEAYEKGQYYFYDDVKNVRKNFFISFKGALFEGEKYLGTTEDAFEVVTIFVGARDAATLQGFTRSDFEYLQQEILFNYPNAKINWKQPIEQLMRNTSST from the coding sequence ATGTTACCGTTACTTATTCGACTTGCTGTGATAGCGCTTATTATCTATGTATTCTATAAAGCGATTCGATATATAACCGATCCTAAACGAAAACTCGATGAGGCCTATGAAAAAGGCCAATATTACTTTTATGATGACGTAAAAAATGTTCGAAAGAATTTCTTTATTTCTTTTAAAGGTGCGCTTTTTGAAGGTGAAAAATACTTAGGCACAACAGAAGATGCATTTGAGGTCGTTACCATTTTTGTTGGTGCTCGTGATGCCGCAACTTTACAAGGGTTTACTAGGAGTGACTTCGAATATCTTCAGCAAGAAATCCTATTTAACTACCCTAACGCTAAAATTAACTGGAAGCAACCCATTGAACAACTTATGCGTAACACATCCTCCACATGA
- the rpmI gene encoding 50S ribosomal protein L35: MPKMKTHRGAAKRFKKTGSGKLKYDRAYGSHLFANKSTKQKRHLRKGKVVSSGDFKRIKSLLVYMK, translated from the coding sequence ATGCCAAAAATGAAAACTCACCGTGGAGCTGCGAAACGTTTCAAAAAAACGGGTTCAGGTAAATTAAAATATGACCGTGCTTATGGAAGCCACTTATTCGCAAACAAATCTACAAAACAAAAACGTCACCTACGTAAAGGTAAAGTTGTATCATCAGGTGACTTCAAACGCATCAAATCATTACTTGTTTACATGAAATGA
- a CDS encoding helix-turn-helix domain-containing protein, which yields MAIIINIDVMLAKRKMSVTELSDRVGITMANLSILKNGKAKAIRLSTLESICKALECQPGDILEYRSDETTLD from the coding sequence ATGGCAATTATAATTAACATCGATGTGATGTTAGCAAAACGAAAAATGAGCGTAACGGAACTTTCGGATAGGGTTGGCATAACGATGGCTAATCTTTCTATCTTAAAAAATGGAAAAGCAAAAGCGATTCGCTTATCTACTTTAGAGTCGATTTGTAAGGCACTAGAATGTCAGCCAGGAGATATTTTAGAATACCGAAGTGATGAAACTACGCTAGATTAA
- a CDS encoding dUTP diphosphatase has product MNLQQLFSMQKELDHFIETTQKIERDVFKEKGLALMVELAELANETRCFKFWSTKGPSERDVILEEYVDSIHFILSLGLLKGYTSIEKWPVVEEKRDLTETFLMTQDYILTFVNDPTEDRYLAIWQCYGLLAYNLGYTFEDVVSAYIEKNEENYIRQRSGY; this is encoded by the coding sequence ATGAATTTACAACAATTATTTTCAATGCAAAAAGAACTAGATCATTTTATTGAAACGACACAAAAAATTGAACGTGATGTTTTTAAAGAAAAAGGCCTCGCATTAATGGTAGAACTGGCAGAACTTGCAAATGAAACACGCTGCTTTAAGTTTTGGAGTACGAAAGGGCCGTCCGAGCGTGATGTGATTTTAGAGGAGTATGTGGATTCTATTCATTTTATTTTATCGCTAGGACTATTAAAAGGGTATACGTCTATTGAAAAATGGCCTGTTGTTGAGGAGAAGCGAGATTTAACAGAAACATTTTTAATGACACAGGATTATATATTAACATTTGTTAACGATCCAACAGAGGATAGATATTTAGCGATATGGCAATGCTATGGTTTACTTGCGTATAACCTCGGTTACACATTTGAGGATGTCGTGTCAGCATACATTGAAAAAAATGAAGAAAATTATATTCGTCAACGTAGTGGCTATTAA
- a CDS encoding DUF2975 domain-containing protein codes for MKIATTLFLKIAVILMAIPVLALCIFLVPELGELAAKLLPSFSAIKYIVSIIFYASSIPFYFALYQAFQLLRNIDQNKAFSELSVKSLKKIKYCAITISILHVLALPLFYLFAEMDDAPGVIFVGLLVPFASMVIAVFAAVLQKLLQEAIDIKSENDLVV; via the coding sequence ATGAAAATAGCAACAACTTTGTTTTTAAAAATAGCGGTGATTCTTATGGCCATTCCAGTTCTAGCATTGTGTATTTTTCTTGTGCCTGAATTAGGAGAGCTTGCAGCAAAACTGCTCCCATCGTTTTCAGCAATAAAATATATCGTTTCGATTATTTTTTATGCTTCTTCGATTCCATTTTACTTTGCTTTATATCAAGCTTTTCAACTTTTACGCAACATCGATCAAAATAAAGCATTTTCGGAATTATCCGTTAAGTCATTAAAGAAAATCAAATACTGTGCCATTACAATTAGCATTTTACATGTGCTAGCTTTGCCACTCTTTTACCTATTTGCAGAGATGGACGACGCACCGGGTGTAATATTTGTTGGATTGCTTGTACCTTTCGCATCTATGGTCATTGCTGTATTTGCGGCGGTACTTCAAAAACTATTACAAGAAGCGATTGATATAAAATCAGAAAACGACCTAGTAGTTTGA
- the infC gene encoding translation initiation factor IF-3: MYVNEGIRARELRLIDHNGDQLGVKTRNEALEIATRVNLDLVLVAPQAKPPVARIMDYGKFKFEQQKKDREIRKNQKVIVMKEVRLSPTIDEHDFQTKLRNAIKFLEKGDKVKCSLRFKGRAITHKDIGQRVLDRFAEACAEVSTVEQKPKMEGRSMFLVLQPKNEK, from the coding sequence ATGTATGTAAACGAAGGCATTCGCGCACGTGAACTTCGATTAATCGATCACAATGGTGACCAGCTTGGTGTAAAGACACGTAACGAAGCGCTAGAAATCGCCACTCGTGTAAACTTGGATCTTGTCCTTGTGGCCCCTCAAGCCAAGCCGCCAGTCGCTCGTATCATGGACTATGGTAAATTTAAGTTTGAACAGCAAAAGAAAGACCGCGAAATTCGTAAAAATCAAAAAGTCATCGTGATGAAAGAGGTTCGTTTGAGCCCAACAATCGATGAACATGATTTCCAAACAAAGCTACGTAATGCGATTAAATTCCTTGAAAAAGGTGATAAAGTTAAATGTAGCTTACGTTTCAAAGGTCGTGCGATTACACACAAAGATATTGGTCAGCGTGTATTAGATCGATTTGCTGAAGCTTGTGCTGAAGTATCTACGGTTGAACAAAAACCGAAGATGGAAGGCCGAAGCATGTTCTTAGTTCTTCAACCAAAGAACGAGAAATAG
- a CDS encoding DUF2975 domain-containing protein: protein MKRGATIFLKGVILLIGIVTLTLYLFCVPDIASSDVKMNPGSAYLQYPFLLAAYALALPFFIALYQAFKLLIYIDKNNTFSQLSVGALKVIKFCAIIISAFIVGGTLFVAVFLDGDRAGIMALGLYFTFASSVIATFAGVLQHLVKEVVDIISENELIV, encoded by the coding sequence ATGAAACGTGGTGCAACGATATTTTTAAAAGGAGTGATTCTCCTTATAGGAATCGTGACGTTAACTTTATATTTATTTTGTGTGCCTGATATAGCTAGTAGTGATGTAAAAATGAATCCAGGTTCTGCTTATTTACAATATCCTTTTTTACTAGCTGCCTATGCATTGGCTCTCCCATTTTTTATTGCGTTATATCAAGCATTTAAGCTTTTAATTTACATTGATAAAAATAATACCTTTTCGCAATTATCAGTGGGGGCATTAAAGGTTATTAAGTTTTGTGCAATCATCATCAGTGCATTTATTGTAGGTGGAACCCTTTTTGTTGCGGTATTTCTTGATGGGGACAGAGCTGGTATTATGGCATTAGGGTTATATTTTACTTTTGCTTCAAGTGTCATTGCAACCTTTGCTGGTGTTCTCCAACATCTTGTTAAAGAAGTCGTAGATATAATATCTGAAAATGAGTTAATAGTGTGA
- the thrS gene encoding threonine--tRNA ligase, with protein sequence MSDMIKLTFPDGAVKEFAKGTSTDDVALSISPGLRKKAYAGKVNGELVDLKTPIEEDATIAIITQDDGEALEILRHSTAHLTAQAIKRLFPEVKLGIGPVIEGGFYYDIDAPTPITAEDLPAIEKEMKKIIAENLEVERKNVSRAEAQAIYEEIGDEYKLELLEAIPADEQVSIYYQGEFFDLCRGIHVPSTGKLREFKLLSLAGAYWRGNSDNKMLQRIYGTAFFKKEELKHHLQMLEEAKERDHRKIGKELELFTTSQKVGQGLPLWLPNGATIRRVIERYIVDKELSLGYKHVYTPVLGSKELYQTSGHWDHYQDSIFPPMEMDNETLIMRPMNCPHHMMVYKNSMHSYRNLPLRIAELGTMHRYEMSGAVSGLQRVRGMTLNDAHIFVRPDQIKAEFQKVVQLILEVYKDFDLKDYSFRLSYRDPADTEKYFDDDAMWEKAQSMLKEAMDELGLDYFEAEGEAAFYGPKLDVQVKTAIGKEETLSTVQLDFLLPERFDLTYVGEDGKPHRPVVIHRGVVSTMERFVAFLIEEYKGAFPTWLAPVQVEVIPVSNEAHFDYAKQIEEQLTAAGLRVEMDDREEKLGYKIREAQMKKIPYMLVIGDKEVEANGVNVRRYGSKDSETISFEDFLANIKAEVTRF encoded by the coding sequence ATGTCAGATATGATTAAATTAACGTTCCCTGATGGCGCTGTAAAGGAATTTGCAAAAGGTACATCTACTGATGATGTAGCATTATCTATTAGCCCAGGACTTCGTAAAAAAGCATATGCAGGTAAAGTAAATGGGGAATTAGTAGATTTAAAAACACCAATTGAAGAAGATGCAACAATTGCAATTATTACGCAAGATGATGGGGAAGCATTAGAAATCCTTCGTCACTCAACTGCCCATCTTACAGCACAAGCGATTAAACGTTTATTCCCAGAAGTGAAGCTTGGCATTGGTCCAGTTATTGAAGGTGGCTTCTATTATGATATTGATGCACCAACACCAATCACTGCTGAAGACCTTCCAGCAATCGAAAAAGAAATGAAAAAAATTATCGCTGAAAATCTAGAAGTAGAGCGTAAAAATGTAAGCCGTGCAGAAGCACAAGCAATCTATGAAGAAATTGGCGATGAATACAAATTAGAATTACTTGAAGCGATTCCAGCTGATGAGCAAGTGTCTATTTACTATCAAGGTGAGTTTTTCGACCTTTGTCGTGGTATTCATGTACCATCAACAGGTAAACTACGTGAGTTTAAATTACTATCATTAGCAGGTGCTTATTGGAGAGGAAACTCTGATAACAAAATGCTTCAACGTATTTACGGTACTGCTTTCTTCAAAAAAGAAGAATTAAAGCATCACTTACAAATGTTAGAAGAAGCAAAAGAACGTGACCACCGTAAAATCGGTAAAGAATTGGAGTTATTCACAACTTCTCAAAAAGTTGGTCAAGGTTTACCACTTTGGTTACCAAATGGTGCAACAATCCGTCGTGTTATCGAACGCTATATTGTAGATAAAGAATTATCTCTTGGTTATAAACATGTATACACACCAGTACTTGGTTCAAAAGAGCTTTACCAAACTTCTGGTCACTGGGATCATTACCAAGATTCAATTTTCCCACCAATGGAAATGGACAATGAAACATTAATTATGCGTCCGATGAACTGTCCACACCATATGATGGTTTACAAAAATAGCATGCACTCATATCGTAACTTACCACTACGTATTGCTGAGCTTGGTACAATGCATCGTTATGAAATGTCTGGTGCTGTTTCAGGATTACAACGTGTACGTGGGATGACTTTAAACGATGCACATATTTTTGTTCGTCCTGATCAAATTAAAGCAGAGTTCCAAAAAGTTGTACAATTAATTTTAGAAGTGTACAAAGACTTTGATTTAAAAGATTACTCATTCCGTCTTTCTTACCGTGACCCTGCGGATACAGAGAAATACTTTGATGATGATGCAATGTGGGAAAAAGCGCAAAGCATGTTAAAAGAAGCGATGGATGAGCTTGGCCTAGACTACTTCGAAGCTGAAGGTGAGGCTGCATTCTACGGTCCTAAACTTGACGTACAAGTAAAAACAGCGATCGGTAAAGAAGAGACGTTATCAACTGTACAATTAGACTTCTTATTACCAGAACGCTTTGACTTAACATACGTAGGTGAAGACGGCAAACCACACCGTCCAGTTGTAATTCACCGTGGTGTTGTGTCAACAATGGAACGTTTCGTAGCATTCTTAATTGAAGAATACAAAGGTGCATTCCCAACTTGGTTAGCGCCAGTTCAAGTAGAGGTAATTCCTGTATCGAACGAAGCACACTTTGATTATGCAAAACAAATCGAAGAACAGTTGACAGCAGCAGGTTTACGTGTTGAAATGGATGACCGTGAAGAAAAACTTGGTTACAAAATCCGTGAAGCACAAATGAAAAAGATCCCTTACATGCTTGTTATTGGAGATAAAGAAGTTGAGGCAAACGGTGTTAACGTGCGTCGCTACGGCTCAAAAGACTCAGAAACAATTTCTTTCGAGGACTTCCTAGCGAATATTAAAGCTGAGGTTACACGTTTTTAA
- the rplT gene encoding 50S ribosomal protein L20 — translation MPRVKGGTVTRKRRKKVLKLAKGYYGSKHTLYKVANQAVMKSGQYAYRDRRQKKRDFRKLWITRINAAARMNGLSYSRLMHGLKVAGIEVNRKMLADLAVTDATAFTQLAEAAKKAVAK, via the coding sequence ATGCCACGCGTAAAAGGCGGAACAGTGACGCGCAAACGTCGTAAAAAAGTATTGAAATTAGCTAAAGGTTACTATGGTTCTAAACATACATTATATAAAGTTGCTAACCAAGCAGTAATGAAATCAGGTCAATATGCATACCGTGACCGTCGTCAGAAAAAACGTGATTTCCGTAAATTATGGATCACTCGTATCAACGCAGCTGCTCGCATGAACGGTCTTTCATACAGCCGTTTAATGCACGGTTTAAAAGTTGCTGGTATCGAAGTTAACCGTAAAATGTTAGCTGACTTAGCTGTAACAGATGCTACAGCATTCACACAATTAGCAGAAGCTGCTAAAAAAGCAGTAGCGAAATAA